Within the Arachis duranensis cultivar V14167 chromosome 10, aradu.V14167.gnm2.J7QH, whole genome shotgun sequence genome, the region TGTCTGCCTCTCTGCTTTTGAATTCGTGACCAACACGAAACTCCACTAGCCTGTATTGTAATTGTCCCCACCCATACTGGAAGTTCCCTAGTGCATTGCGTCCATATCCAATGTGTGATAGTGGCTGGGTACAGCTGATAGTTCCGAAATTAGTTGCAGGGCAGGCAGAAGATATCGAACTGATCTACCTACCAGAATCTCTTGTACGAAgtcatcatcctcatcatcattgGAAGAATCACCCTCGTCGCTATTGACAACATACTCTTCAAAGGACTCCTCATCGTCCACGTCCATGGGCACCTCCAAACTAGCACAGTGCAGGGAGTGGTGTAAGTGGTGAGTCATCCTAGACAAAATTCGAGCTACCAAAACCACCACAGCCAACATTGCTGACCTCCACAAAAAGCTCCATCACTTGTTCCACCATGATTCTCCCATCGACATCAAACACGAGCCACACATGCTCATCGCTATCGAGCCAAAACAGACAAAACCAAAATACTCCATTTTCCATCGGTGCTAGCATTTGATAACTAACTATTCCAACCTTTTTTCTCTCATTGCCACCGACATGCGTCAATATTAGACTCTTTAACTCAGACAAAGAACATGCTCTCTGAATGCACAGTAGAATAGGATTTTCACACTCAAATACAACTCCAGTATCACTATTTCTCATGTGACAGTTGGGATACACCGTCACAACAAAATAACCACCAACACTagatatttttactaaatttatcGAATAAATGGATGAGAAGAATGATTGAGATATTTGTGGAGAATACCAATGGATTGTAGATCCTTTTAGAGCTGATTGATTATTTTCGTACTATACCTCGTTTACACTAATAACATTTTAACTCAGCATGTATCTCGTTTATATGATAAACGATTTAACTTTGAGTATATCTCGTTTATGAGATACGTATCACACTATATCTCGTTTACGAGATACAGTGTACACAAGATATGTAAATCCCACTATATCTCATGTATCACATGTGCAAACGTGATACTTGTAATCCTTGATATgtcttatctcatttacacgGTAAGCAAGATATATTAGAAATCAAATCGTTTATaatataaacgagataagtaaAAAAATAGATTTCGATAAAAATGCtataaattatgtattttagtaaataaaatatttatattatttatttaaaaaaattctgacATGTCCTATGTCGTGTTATATCCCGTCAAATAACTATTTCATTTGATACAAAAGCAGTTGTATTTCTGTTTCCTTATACATTTAATTTCATTGACTCCATTtgttctaaaataaatataaatatcatttataagaaaaatcaatcacTATATATTGATAACTATTTATacacttatttattattttttaacaataattaactGCAAAATTAATCAAATGTTTCATAATAAgttaaccaaatttttttacaatagaatatcaatttttttataaatacaaaaagtaATTATCTctatattcttatatttttatggGCAAGTTACATGAATGAATCATTTACAGATTAAATTTATGCAAATGTAATTTTTAGaaatagtttatatttttatcctaAATCAATTCTATATAAACTACTACACCCTACCACAGTATACTATTTACACATAATTCGTTACACAGTATCACAGATTATAATCAAAACATACACAATCAAAATTTGCTACACTCTATCGCGgttataaatgaaaaatgcaagTATAAATCGCAAACCGTTGTACTTTGTTGTGGTTTATGACCAAATGGTGAAACATAATCCACTAGAGGCTTCTGCAAATTACGTGCTGCATCTTTATAAATTGTTTCTTatgtattgaatttttttaataattttttttaaaattaaataatttcataattttatattaatttctttataataagaattttaaaatttaatttttgNATTTTAAAGTGTAGGATGAATATTCTTATAAATAGTCGTTTTCTAACTATAAGtaagagaaattaaatatatCTCCTAAAGTTCCTTATAGAATATATGTTAACGTACTCTAACTAGTATAAGATTTAACGtattctataaaaataaaaaatgatataatataaaaataattttatcacattaaataattatatatatctaaaataagtcacaaaattatttttcaaaaatggacctaatatttttttttaaaatggatAAAATATGTGTATGAATTTTTCACTTAAATAAATTTACATCAAATGATTTAAATAGAATTTATAGCTAATTcaacattatttatatatatttcaataGTTAGTAcatactatatatttatatattattctaGCAGATTTTGCTTCACCATTTGGTTATAAACTGCGATAAGAAGAAGTTTATgtcttgtattttttatttataatttacgATAGGGTGTAGCGGATTATGATAATGTGCTTtgaatgaatttttattttttaaagttaattttttaaattaatttaagccTTATTAATTTCTAATGATAATATTAAtagttatcaatttaaaaaagtgAAAGTATttctaaataatttaaatatatttttagaaagGACTAGATTTTGATatgacaaataattaaaaaatgagattttttattcttaaaactTGCTGATCTTTTACCAANNNNNNNNNNNNNNNNNNNNNNNNNNNNNNNNNNNNNNNNNNACCAagtgaattttttcttttttttttttttttggtgaatgacggatttaaaagaaattaaaatgaggTCTATTTAGAAATTGAACTTCGCTCTAATTGCGAGAAATTAAACTTCGCTCTGATTTTTTATCGCACTTTTATGAAAGATGAGGGGAAATAAGGGGAAAAtgtgagaaaagaaaaagagtgaaaaagtgaatttttttagggtaaaaaacatatataagtCAACGGTGGGCAGATATTACGTGAATCCGCCAAGTTAAAAATTGattcatcaatcaaccaaagcATTTCTTTATACAATTCGAACTAGCTTAGTTCGAATTGCATTTGTATATAAATCGAACTGAATCAGCTCGAATTACTCagcaaaattcacaataattcgaaccaggttgGTTTGAACTCAAAACCTACATAATTCGAACTAGATGAGTTTGAATTATATAGTGTAAGATTCCCAAAGTAATTCAAACCAAGTTGGTTCGAATTAGTAATTAATAATTCGTAGCAGTCTGGTTCGAATTAGTTAGGACCAGACATGTATATATATGGTGTGAACGTAAGTTGCTCTCACTAGAGGGGTAAGATGGCTACTGAGGAGAGTTTCGTAGTGTTGGTTCACCACAGAGGATCCATTAAGAAAAAAACTCGTTCcggtgtgaagttcactgataaGGATCCTCTGCGTATGATCATCAGGCCTACGATGAGGTATGAGGACCTTATTAGCTCTGTACTGCTGAAACTTGGTCTAGAAGGTGTGAAATGGGTTAAGAAGTTTTTCTATCGCATTCCAATCACGGTGCTCCAGGAAATTGTTAAGTATGATTGTTTTACGATCGGGAGTGATGAGGACTTGCAGGTCATGTTTCATTGTCGCCGGCAGTTTCCAGAGGTGAGGACACCAGAACTGTTGGCAAAGTTGGTTGACGTGGTATCCAGCTCGGGGGGTTTGAACCGGCATACCACCACTTTAGCCACGGTAGCCGGTTCTAGCTCCAGACCTAGCTGTTGCTTCTTCCTCCGTCCCTGCGTACGAGCCACCCGTCCAACCTGTTGCCTCCCCTTCGTTCGCTGTTGATCTCAACGGCAGTGTAGGCGACGAGGTCGGAACAGGGGAATTTCCGCGAACCTCTTTACAGTGTGCTGCACCGGCTAGGGTTGGAGATGGATTTTTGGATGATCTAGATGACGATGATGTCGAGCCGGATATGATTGCTGATGACAGTGGCGATGATGTCGGAGCAAGTGAGCCTGCTGGGGCGGGCGGTAATTCTAGCTCTAGCACACAGCAGTACCCTCCATATTTTTCCTCTTTGGACTTGGATGCCATGAGGCAGGAGGGGGTTCCTGGGCAACTGGCTGGATTTGGCGCTAGAGATGGCAAAGGGTCTGCAGGTCTGACAGAATTTCAGGTTGGTCAGCAATTTCAGGATAAAGATGAGGCCTTGTTAAGTGTGAAGACATATAGCATCCGTCGAGGGGTACAGTACAAGGTCATGGAGTTTGAACTATCGCCGGTTTGTGGGCAAGTGTTCTGAGTTCGGGAATGGGTGAACCTGGTTGATTCGCCTGAGTCTCCGCATACGTGTCTCGCTACCTCCATCTCCAGTGACCACAGGAGTTTGGATTACCATGTGATATCGGCATTCATTATGCCAATGGTTAGGGCTGATGCATCCGTCAGCATCAAGGTGCTCCTAAATGCCACCGTTGCACACTTTGGTTTTAGGCCGACGTATAGGAGGGTCTGGTTGGCCAAGCAGAAGGTTGTTGCCCTCATCTATGGTGACTGGGATGAGTTGTACAACGAGCTTCCAAGGTGGGTGTTAGGAGTCCAGTTGACGATGCCTGGTACTGTTGCAGTCCTTAGGACGAGTCCTGTTCGTGTTGGTGGACAGCTGGACGAGTCTCAAGCTTATTTTCACAGACTATTCTGGACGTTTCCACCATGTATCGAGACATTCTGTCATTGCAAGCCCCTAATTAGTATTGACAGCACCCATCTCTATGGCAAGTATGGGGGAACGTTGCTTGTCGCTATTGCACAGGACGGGAACTCCAACATACTCCCTATGGCATTCGCATTAGTCGAGGGTGAGAATGCTGAGTCGTGGACCTTCTTTCTCTCCCACCTGCGTAAGCATGTGACACCGCAATCGGGTCTGCTGGTTATATCGGACAGGCATAACGGCATTAAGGCCGCGCTTGAGGCTCCTGACGGAGGATGGTTACCTCCGTCTGCATACCGGGCATTCTGCATTCGACATGTAGCGGCAAATTTTGCCCTAACCTTCAAGGGAAATGACGCAAAGAGGCTACTTGTGAATGCAGCGTACGCTAAGACCGAGGTCGAGTTTCATTACTGGTTTGATATTCTGAGGTCTGAAGACCCGACGATGTGTGAATGGGTGAACCGGATTGCGTATTCATTGTGGACATAGCATTGTGATGAGGGGCGTAGATTCAGACACATGACGACGAATATCTCTGAGTGTGTGAACTCAATCCTTAAGGGTGTCAGAAACCTACCTGTGTGCTCGCTAGTGAAGGCAACATATGGAAGGTTGGCCGAATTATTTGTTCGCAAAGGGAGAGAGGCTGAGGCACAGCAGGGAACCGGACAATAATTTAGTCAGCACTTGGTGAAGTGTATAGAGGCCAAATTGAAGACGGCTAGGTGCTTCACGGTGATTTTGTATGACAGGGATAACTCTGAGTTCACCGTCGCAGAGACGAGTCCTACTGGTTCTTTTTCACTGGGTAGCTACAGAGTCTCTCTTGCATCTTAGACATGTGACTGCGGATACTTCCAGGCACTTCATTTTCCGTGTCCCCACGCACTGACATGCTGTGCCTACTCACGGCTTACATGGGAGCCTTACGTCCACCAGGTGTATCGTCTTAGTTCGGTCTTCAGTGTGTATCGGATGGGTTTCACACCTCCCATTTCGGAGGGTTTCTGGCCACCATATGACAGGCCGACTGTCATCCCAGACCCGAATAAGAGGCGTGCGAGAGAGGATCGTCCGAGGTCCACTCGGATATGGACCAATATGGATGAGGCAGACCCGAACCGGCCAAAGAGATGTGGGCTTTGTCGGCAGCCCGTCCATACACGTCGGAGTTGCCCACAGCTCCGAGGAGCAGAGCACACACAGGGACATGATTAGGTGTATTGCTAGCTTTCgtactttttttatttcaatttcgcGTTTAGATTCCAGTATTTTcggttttcttacttgtagtTGGTAAATGATAAAATTTGTTACTTATTAGTGTGATGTACTGTCAATGGGATCATAATTGATGAATATGTTTTGTTTCTGGAGTTTTAAACGAAATGTATTTTGAATGCACATCGAAGTAACAAACTCTACGAGTTAAATTAAGACATTAGGCAGAAACTATGCTAGTAACAGAAACTATGCTAGTAGCAGAAATTGtgagtaattcgaaccaacttggttcgaattactttTTGATGCAATTTCACTGTAATTTgaaccagcttggttcgaattacttggGGAGTGGTTCACctgtgtaattcgaacctagCTAGTTCGATTTATGCTAGTTGTAGTTCGAACCAACTTGTTCgatttatttgttattgtaGTTCGAACCAAGCTAGTTCGAATTACATAGTAATGTACTTTGGCTGATTCGTGAAACAATTTTCAATTTGGCTgatttgtgttatttttttgCTCCCTTggtttatatatgtttttttccctttttttattgttatttagaTAAAGAGtgaaaattgagtggaaaaaATGGTATGGTctcatataattttttctttcaaaaaatgaGATAAAATGGTATTAACTTGCCTTATAAATATAacctaatttaattatattattttgaataaGTTTGATAATTATGAGtgtaattcaaatttgattgtattttttataaagtttgatatttatagtatttataaaatttgttacTAATATGGATATGTGATAAATTCTTTATTCCAATATATATTTCTATTTAGGTTGCTCATTGATGGTTTATTTTGGGTGTTTATGTAAGATAATCACATCACATAATAATATGACAAGTTAATATCAAGTGTTATAAAATAACTAGTTGATGTAATATTATTCTGTTATGTCATCATATTATGTAGCATTTAatgtaatatattataattttgattGATGAAATGATCAATTTGATTTACAATTGTATTTTTTAGAGATTAATATAactcataaaattttttaaaaattaatttaaagaataagttatttttttagacaaatttaaatattaattttaaaaattattattatgattagaGAAACTTTTTCTCTCCTCTTCATAGAGATGCTAAAATGACAATCTCCTACTTTCTATTTGTAAAATATACACTCCTATTCTTTatcacttttaaaaaatttcatctttaatccattttaaatttttgtgttaactaatgttaatttattcatttttcaagaaaaataaattattttttacaaaaataccttttagtaaaaattttattttttgattaaattttattttttgaaatattctttaacaatttatttttttattgattaaactgtatttatataaaaatattttttaaaaaactttagaaaatctaaaaagaaaGCCATTTGAAGAAGGAAAAGTATGGATTCTCTAAGAACAACTTTTAGAAA harbors:
- the LOC107469456 gene encoding uncharacterized protein LOC107469456 — encoded protein: MATEESFVVLVHHRGSIKKKTRSGVKFTDKDPLRMIIRPTMRYEDLISSVLLKLGLEGVKWVKKFFYRIPITVLQEIVKYDCFTIGSDEDLQVMFHCRRQFPEVRTPELLAKLVDVPVLAPDLAVASSSVPAYEPPVQPVASPSFAVDLNGSVGDEVGTGEFPRTSLQCAAPARVGDGFLDDLDDDDVEPDMIADDSGDDVGASEPAGAGGNSSSSTQQYPPYFSSLDLDAMRQEGVPGQLAGFGARDGKGSAGLTEFQVGQQFQDKDEALLSVKTYSIRRGVQYKVMEFELSPVCGQVF
- the LOC107469457 gene encoding uncharacterized protein LOC107469457; this encodes MVRADASVSIKVLLNATVAHFGFRPTYRRVWLAKQKVVALIYGDWDELYNELPRWVLGVQLTMPGTVAVLRTSPVRVGGQLDESQAYFHRLFWTFPPCIETFCHCKPLISIDSTHLYGKYGGTLLVAIAQDGNSNILPMAFALVEGENAESWTFFLSHLRKHVTPQSGLLVISDRHNGIKAALEAPDGGWLPPSAYRAFCIRHVAANFALTFKGNDAKRLLVNAAYAKTEVEFHYWFDILRSEDPTMCEWVNRIAYSLWT